In a single window of the Litorilituus sediminis genome:
- a CDS encoding CbbQ/NirQ/NorQ/GpvN family protein yields the protein MSNSNLFYQEQSNEVSLFNYAFEHELPVLIKGPTGCGKTRFVAHMAEKLNKPLYTVACHDDLTAADLVGRHLIGPQGTYWQDGPLTKAVREGGICYLDEVVEARKDTTVVLHPLADDRRVLPLERTGELLEAAPGFMLVVSYNPGYQNLLKGMKPSTRQRFVALRFDYPSAELEQQILIKEAGADPHLAFKLVELATALRRLEQNDLDEVASTRLLIYAARMIGSGMAPLEVCRCCLAEPLSDDPQTVKALMDVAKIYFD from the coding sequence ATGAGTAACAGTAATTTATTTTACCAAGAACAAAGTAACGAAGTATCGTTGTTTAACTATGCATTCGAGCATGAACTACCGGTATTAATTAAAGGCCCAACCGGATGTGGTAAAACACGTTTTGTTGCCCATATGGCAGAAAAGCTTAATAAGCCACTTTATACGGTTGCTTGTCATGACGATTTAACTGCTGCCGATCTTGTTGGTAGACACCTGATTGGCCCACAAGGAACCTATTGGCAAGATGGCCCTTTAACTAAGGCCGTTCGAGAAGGTGGGATTTGTTACCTTGATGAAGTTGTTGAAGCGCGTAAAGATACCACAGTAGTTTTGCACCCGTTAGCAGATGATAGACGCGTATTACCGCTAGAACGTACAGGTGAGCTTTTAGAAGCTGCACCAGGTTTTATGTTAGTTGTTTCATACAACCCAGGTTATCAGAACTTACTCAAAGGTATGAAGCCAAGTACTCGTCAGCGTTTTGTCGCACTGCGTTTTGATTATCCTTCGGCTGAATTAGAACAGCAAATCTTAATTAAAGAGGCAGGCGCAGATCCGCATTTAGCTTTTAAACTTGTTGAGCTGGCAACGGCATTGCGTAGACTTGAGCAAAATGATTTAGATGAAGTTGCTTCAACACGTTTACTTATTTACGCAGCCCGTATGATTGGCTCAGGTATGGCACCTTTGGAAGTGTGTCGTTGTTGTTTAGCTGAACCCTTGTCAGATGATCCGCAAACCGTTAAAGCACTAATGGACGTTGCCAAAATCTATTTCGATTAG
- a CDS encoding lysozyme inhibitor LprI family protein: MKLSTLSFNLSISIATLLMPSAYAVDKIENCQQSDDKALERCYDGVIDSLDRELQTWVNHHVFNLEEKALVNGRYSALKMFKRAQSNFITFRENNCRWRYLAVSPEKGASIAYKKCYINLSQARINSLTEQPATAQ, translated from the coding sequence ATGAAATTATCAACACTTAGTTTTAATCTCTCAATTTCCATAGCAACATTACTAATGCCATCAGCCTATGCTGTTGATAAAATTGAAAACTGCCAGCAAAGCGATGATAAAGCACTGGAGCGCTGCTATGATGGTGTGATCGATTCTCTCGATAGAGAATTGCAAACTTGGGTAAATCACCATGTGTTTAATTTAGAAGAGAAAGCACTGGTCAATGGTCGCTACTCAGCCTTAAAAATGTTTAAGCGAGCGCAAAGTAATTTTATCACCTTTCGCGAAAATAATTGTCGTTGGCGTTATTTAGCTGTCTCTCCTGAAAAAGGTGCCAGTATAGCTTATAAAAAATGCTACATTAACCTTAGTCAGGCACGTATCAACAGCTTAACGGAGCAGCCTGCTACTGCACAATAA
- a CDS encoding YciI family protein has translation MYYLIYSEDVENSLELRLSVREHHLARLSELQNQGRLLVAGPCPAIDSNDPGEAGFTGSLIIAEFQSLAQAKEWADQDPYIAAGVYKQVTVKPYKKVLPA, from the coding sequence ATGTACTACCTAATATACAGCGAAGATGTCGAAAACTCACTTGAACTAAGATTATCAGTTAGGGAGCACCATTTAGCGCGCTTATCTGAATTACAAAATCAAGGACGCTTACTTGTCGCTGGCCCTTGCCCTGCTATAGATAGCAATGATCCGGGTGAAGCAGGTTTTACCGGTTCACTGATCATTGCAGAATTTCAATCCTTAGCACAAGCCAAGGAATGGGCAGATCAAGACCCTTACATCGCTGCTGGTGTCTATAAACAAGTAACAGTTAAACCTTATAAAAAAGTTTTACCGGCATAA
- a CDS encoding cytochrome C oxidase subunit IV family protein encodes MFTIQETTKKALISWLWLIVLTFLSAYLDRFIGYGWLVVSTALFVVFLKGQQIIDIFMELKHAPRFWRMLLLSYVLLIPLILTLIYLI; translated from the coding sequence ATGTTTACTATACAAGAGACGACTAAAAAAGCGCTGATAAGCTGGCTCTGGTTAATTGTACTGACTTTCTTATCCGCCTATTTAGATCGTTTTATCGGTTATGGTTGGCTTGTTGTAAGTACAGCACTTTTTGTTGTTTTTCTTAAAGGGCAGCAAATTATCGATATATTTATGGAATTGAAGCATGCGCCGCGATTTTGGCGTATGCTATTATTAAGTTATGTATTGCTTATCCCTTTGATTCTAACACTAATATACTTAATTTAA
- a CDS encoding DnrP protein — protein sequence MKHCLYCQTENDEQAENCKHCGMNLPTKHPQDRKTKLSFFVKAFWLIVIFSLIMVIYLPR from the coding sequence ATGAAGCATTGCCTTTATTGTCAGACTGAAAATGATGAGCAAGCAGAAAACTGTAAGCATTGTGGTATGAACTTACCCACGAAACATCCACAAGATAGAAAGACTAAGTTAAGTTTCTTCGTTAAAGCATTTTGGCTTATTGTGATTTTCAGTTTAATTATGGTGATTTACCTACCTAGATAG
- a CDS encoding AI-2E family transporter, with product MVSNVKNNPMVKGFVTVAAIFIIFAGIKTAANILVPFLLSLFIAIICNPLVAKASEYKIPKAISVIFVIAAFVIIALSLTGLVGKSLNELSQHIPQYREQLKAQFVWLSSFFERYDINISISVLTQYFDPAAAMGLAADMLSGFGSVMANLFLIVLTVVFMLFEASSFPHKLHFAMDDPQMRLNQIERFLSSVNHYIAIKTLVSLATGCIVSLMLWAFGLDFFLLWGVLAFLLNYIPNIGSIIAAVPPMTLALLQLGVPEAGFIGLGYIGINMVMGNIIEPRYLGKGLGLSTLVVFLSLIFWGWLLGTVGMLLSVPLTMILKIGLENSPEGRWLAVLLSDEQEVVEKSQQALASSESS from the coding sequence ATGGTATCTAACGTTAAAAATAACCCAATGGTTAAAGGATTTGTCACGGTAGCGGCAATTTTTATTATTTTTGCTGGCATTAAAACCGCCGCTAATATTTTAGTACCATTTTTATTGTCATTGTTTATCGCCATTATATGTAATCCTTTGGTAGCAAAAGCGAGCGAGTATAAAATCCCTAAAGCCATCTCGGTAATTTTTGTCATAGCGGCATTTGTTATCATTGCACTATCGTTAACCGGGCTTGTTGGCAAATCACTCAATGAGTTATCTCAGCACATTCCTCAATATCGAGAACAATTAAAAGCTCAATTTGTTTGGTTAAGCAGTTTTTTTGAACGATATGATATTAATATTTCTATCTCGGTCCTAACCCAGTATTTTGATCCCGCAGCAGCAATGGGCTTAGCAGCAGATATGTTAAGTGGTTTTGGCTCTGTTATGGCGAATTTGTTCTTAATCGTTTTAACGGTTGTTTTTATGCTCTTTGAAGCTTCATCGTTTCCACATAAGTTACATTTTGCTATGGATGATCCGCAAATGAGGCTTAATCAAATCGAGCGATTTTTATCATCAGTGAATCACTATATCGCGATTAAAACCTTAGTGAGTCTAGCAACGGGTTGTATTGTTTCTTTGATGTTGTGGGCCTTTGGCTTAGACTTCTTCTTACTTTGGGGCGTATTGGCTTTCCTTTTAAACTACATTCCTAATATCGGCTCTATTATTGCCGCGGTACCACCGATGACATTAGCTTTGTTACAGCTTGGCGTTCCTGAGGCTGGCTTTATTGGTTTAGGCTATATAGGTATTAATATGGTCATGGGCAATATTATTGAGCCAAGGTATTTAGGTAAAGGGCTTGGTCTATCAACACTGGTGGTGTTTTTATCGTTAATCTTTTGGGGTTGGTTACTTGGCACTGTAGGCATGCTGTTAAGTGTGCCGTTAACTATGATATTAAAAATTGGTTTGGAAAACTCACCAGAAGGTCGATGGCTTGCAGTATTGTTAAGTGATGAGCAGGAAGTGGTAGAAAAGTCTCAGCAAGCTTTAGCTTCTTCTGAAAGTAGCTAA
- a CDS encoding nitric oxide reductase activation protein NorD: MEEWVGEIWHKYITRKANPEFDQARVSFDQVSKSVGMVFRALGGDIVKRVEAASSREYLTRKSFLQKISGDSQLVSLAWQDDESLRLPESLAVFPTPELNYDLYIWLAVLAAHHDGQFRHWAKDNQQLVVDVLEQYPSLRARYQRLASAFVELRPSIDSLPKAEKEMEQAIQQGILKPGSVTEFPLVNFAPKAVYLWLYPSASSEDVIQARYDDKESEQSDDEKNKKNAKKTNNARKKAERVESPDERNGMMIFRLESMFSWSEFSKLDRGSDDSDEDDEDYQRTIEDLDKITLSQQQEQTKSGQIKVDLDLPSASEDDIPLGEGIKLPEWDYRKQHLVEERCLLQPMLPRDAKAASLPHRLQRTAKSIQAQFEQLRSVRYWLKAQPQGEELDLSAWLDFHVESKTSATAEKGLFQSFRGNHRDMSCLLLADLSMSTDAHLDDDNRVIDVVQDSLLLFGEALSSVGDNFAMYGFSSVRRTNVRFTMLKNFNEAYSNHVRGRIQAIKPGFYTRMGAAIRQATKVINEQKTTEKLLLILTDGKPNDIDHYEGRFGIEDTHQAICEAKRLGIKPFCITIDVDAQDYLPYLFGSDGFTQILRPAQLPTRLPQLYHQLTSQN, from the coding sequence ATGGAAGAATGGGTTGGCGAAATTTGGCATAAATACATTACCAGAAAGGCAAATCCAGAATTTGATCAAGCAAGGGTGAGTTTTGATCAAGTCAGTAAGTCAGTTGGTATGGTTTTTCGTGCTTTAGGCGGTGATATTGTTAAGCGCGTTGAAGCTGCCTCAAGTCGTGAGTACTTAACTCGAAAGTCCTTTTTACAAAAAATTTCCGGTGATAGCCAGCTTGTGAGTCTTGCATGGCAAGATGACGAAAGTTTGCGCTTGCCTGAATCATTAGCTGTATTTCCCACACCAGAGCTTAATTATGATCTTTATATTTGGTTAGCAGTATTAGCCGCTCATCACGATGGTCAATTTAGGCATTGGGCTAAAGATAATCAGCAATTAGTGGTTGATGTACTTGAACAGTACCCAAGCCTAAGAGCAAGATATCAACGTTTAGCGAGTGCTTTTGTTGAGCTTCGCCCGAGTATTGACTCGCTTCCTAAAGCTGAAAAAGAGATGGAGCAGGCGATACAGCAGGGGATTCTAAAGCCGGGCTCTGTGACAGAATTTCCTTTAGTTAACTTTGCCCCGAAAGCTGTGTATTTGTGGCTTTATCCTTCAGCGAGTTCAGAGGATGTCATACAAGCTCGCTATGATGATAAAGAATCAGAACAGAGTGATGACGAAAAGAATAAAAAGAATGCTAAGAAAACCAATAATGCTCGTAAGAAAGCTGAGCGGGTAGAATCGCCAGATGAACGTAATGGCATGATGATTTTTCGACTAGAAAGCATGTTTTCATGGAGTGAGTTTTCAAAACTGGATCGAGGCAGTGATGACAGTGACGAAGATGATGAAGACTACCAGCGAACGATAGAAGATTTAGACAAAATCACCTTATCTCAGCAACAAGAGCAAACTAAAAGTGGCCAAATAAAGGTAGATCTTGATTTACCTTCGGCATCAGAAGACGATATTCCCTTAGGAGAAGGTATTAAATTGCCAGAGTGGGATTATCGCAAGCAGCACTTAGTTGAAGAGCGTTGTTTATTACAACCTATGCTGCCAAGAGACGCCAAAGCGGCATCTTTACCTCACCGTTTGCAAAGAACAGCAAAATCAATTCAGGCACAATTTGAGCAATTACGTAGTGTACGCTATTGGTTAAAGGCGCAACCTCAAGGAGAAGAGTTAGACTTAAGTGCTTGGTTAGACTTTCATGTTGAAAGTAAAACTTCTGCTACTGCTGAAAAAGGATTGTTTCAATCATTTCGCGGCAACCACAGGGATATGTCTTGTTTATTGCTCGCTGATTTATCCATGTCAACAGATGCCCACTTAGATGACGATAACCGCGTAATTGATGTCGTTCAAGATAGCCTGTTACTTTTTGGTGAAGCGCTGAGTTCGGTAGGTGATAACTTTGCAATGTATGGCTTTTCATCAGTAAGGCGCACTAATGTACGCTTTACTATGCTGAAGAATTTTAATGAAGCCTATAGTAATCATGTAAGAGGGCGTATTCAGGCAATAAAACCTGGGTTTTATACTCGTATGGGGGCTGCTATTAGGCAAGCAACTAAGGTCATTAATGAACAAAAAACCACAGAAAAATTATTGCTAATTTTAACGGATGGCAAACCCAACGATATAGATCATTATGAAGGTCGTTTTGGTATAGAAGATACCCATCAAGCAATTTGTGAGGCGAAACGATTAGGTATTAAACCGTTTTGCATTACTATCGATGTAGATGCACAAGACTATTTACCTTATTTATTCGGTAGTGATGGTTTTACGCAAATATTAAGGCCTGCACAGCTGCCAACACGACTACCACAGCTGTATCATCAGCTGACATCACAAAACTAA
- a CDS encoding response regulator, producing the protein MTKVLVVDDSNSIRDMVSFTLKSAGYQTVEAKDGQEGLNQAKSGAFDLVISDVNMPNMDGITLCTELRKLPSFKFTPVLMLTTESSTDMKMRGKAAGATGWLVKPFNPEKLLATIKRVVR; encoded by the coding sequence ATGACAAAAGTGTTAGTTGTAGATGACTCAAACTCTATCCGAGATATGGTCAGCTTTACCTTGAAAAGTGCAGGTTATCAAACCGTAGAAGCTAAAGACGGTCAAGAAGGGTTAAATCAAGCAAAATCAGGAGCTTTTGATTTAGTCATTTCAGATGTCAATATGCCGAATATGGACGGTATTACCCTTTGCACAGAGCTTCGTAAGTTACCAAGTTTTAAATTTACACCGGTTTTAATGCTGACAACTGAGAGCTCAACGGATATGAAAATGCGAGGTAAAGCAGCAGGGGCAACAGGGTGGTTAGTGAAACCTTTTAACCCAGAAAAACTTTTGGCAACAATTAAGCGTGTGGTTAGGTAA
- a CDS encoding STAS domain-containing protein: MIKLPSELTIAQVDAYQKEIIPLIEESKSITIDDSELVRVDTIGVQFILAVVTYILAQGKSITWQSKSKILKESIKQLGISDAILLQYVMD; this comes from the coding sequence ATGATTAAGTTGCCCAGTGAGCTAACAATCGCTCAAGTTGATGCCTATCAAAAAGAAATCATTCCTTTAATTGAAGAAAGTAAGTCTATTACCATTGATGACAGTGAATTAGTCAGGGTTGACACTATAGGTGTGCAATTCATCTTAGCCGTAGTTACCTATATCTTAGCTCAGGGTAAGAGCATTACTTGGCAATCTAAATCAAAAATCTTAAAAGAAAGTATTAAGCAACTTGGGATCAGTGATGCAATTTTATTGCAATACGTCATGGACTGA
- a CDS encoding chemotaxis protein CheW, producing MNLQAMAHEIPVEGEQTLEGIDFITSGDQYLTFMLSNEQYAVDILCVEEIRSWEKPTIIPNSPSHIKGVINMRGVIVPIVDLRLKFNLGAAAYSETTVVIVLTYQGEQSTRTIGFVVDAVSDVLNVEECEIKPAPAFGSCVPQQYIDGLINAEAKVVTLLDVGNLQKIEKNQIHS from the coding sequence ATGAATTTACAAGCAATGGCACACGAAATTCCCGTTGAAGGTGAACAAACACTTGAAGGTATAGATTTTATCACCAGTGGCGATCAGTACCTTACTTTTATGCTTTCTAATGAACAATATGCCGTAGATATTTTATGTGTTGAAGAGATCCGCAGCTGGGAAAAGCCAACTATCATTCCTAATTCTCCGAGCCATATAAAAGGTGTGATCAATATGCGCGGCGTAATAGTGCCTATTGTAGATCTTCGCTTAAAGTTCAATTTAGGTGCGGCGGCATACAGTGAAACAACCGTTGTTATTGTGTTGACATATCAAGGCGAGCAATCTACGCGCACTATAGGTTTTGTTGTTGATGCGGTTTCAGACGTATTGAATGTTGAGGAGTGTGAAATTAAACCTGCGCCGGCGTTTGGTAGCTGTGTACCTCAACAATATATCGATGGACTTATTAACGCCGAAGCTAAAGTCGTCACCTTATTAGATGTCGGTAATTTACAGAAAATAGAAAAAAATCAGATACATAGCTAA
- a CDS encoding septation protein A has translation MQIFFEYIPLIVFLITYKLADVYWATASLIVTSALQMLYYLVRKEKIPTQHLVVFFVVLIFGGLTIFFKNDAFIKWKVTIINGFFAAGLLVSYYGFKKNLIKKFLSDAMTLPEHIWARLNLAWAGFFLFCGGLNLYVAYNFALETWVNFKVFGLTALTFIFAISSILFVYKYLPQEEDEQASKTKAE, from the coding sequence ATGCAGATTTTTTTTGAATACATACCTCTGATTGTTTTTCTGATCACTTACAAGCTAGCCGATGTTTATTGGGCAACCGCTTCCCTCATTGTTACCTCTGCATTACAAATGCTTTATTACCTAGTAAGAAAAGAAAAAATACCAACACAACACCTAGTGGTGTTTTTTGTTGTGCTAATTTTTGGCGGCCTAACTATATTCTTTAAAAATGATGCCTTTATAAAATGGAAAGTCACCATCATAAATGGCTTCTTTGCTGCTGGTCTTTTAGTTAGTTACTACGGCTTTAAGAAGAACCTAATTAAAAAATTCCTAAGTGATGCCATGACACTACCTGAGCATATTTGGGCAAGATTGAACTTAGCCTGGGCAGGATTCTTTTTATTTTGTGGTGGATTAAATTTATACGTTGCTTATAACTTTGCATTAGAAACTTGGGTGAACTTTAAAGTATTTGGCCTAACTGCTCTAACCTTTATTTTCGCTATTAGTTCTATTTTGTTCGTCTATAAATACTTACCACAAGAAGAAGATGAGCAAGCAAGTAAAACGAAAGCTGAATAA
- a CDS encoding cytochrome c oxidase subunit 3 family protein translates to MNSQTIVSQQNKELSSSTPAQHVAKLPGDLAMWFFILAELTVFAIFFIGFAIAEYQSPDMFSQGKQQLHQSAGLINTIALITSSLFVALALAQMHLNKGKQAALLLILANLIAVIYIVVKIWEYQALFSQGITIETNTFFTLYFLITMFHLMHVLLGMVILIYIAKRAVSGAYDKGKVSGFESGASYWHMVDLLWIILFPLIYVI, encoded by the coding sequence ATGAATTCTCAGACAATCGTTAGCCAGCAAAATAAAGAGCTCTCAAGCTCAACTCCAGCCCAGCATGTAGCTAAATTGCCGGGTGACTTAGCTATGTGGTTTTTTATTCTGGCAGAGTTAACTGTTTTTGCGATATTTTTTATTGGTTTTGCAATAGCAGAATATCAATCACCCGACATGTTTAGCCAAGGTAAGCAACAGCTGCACCAAAGTGCTGGGTTAATTAATACCATTGCGTTAATTACCAGTAGTTTATTTGTGGCGTTAGCATTAGCGCAAATGCATTTAAATAAAGGTAAGCAAGCTGCGCTGTTACTGATTCTGGCAAACCTTATTGCTGTCATTTATATCGTAGTAAAAATATGGGAGTACCAGGCACTTTTTTCTCAAGGTATCACGATAGAAACCAATACCTTCTTTACCTTATATTTCCTTATTACCATGTTTCACTTAATGCATGTGCTATTGGGTATGGTGATTCTTATTTATATTGCCAAGCGAGCTGTTTCAGGCGCATACGATAAAGGTAAAGTATCTGGGTTTGAATCCGGTGCAAGTTATTGGCATATGGTTGATTTATTGTGGATTATTTTATTTCCGCTTATCTATGTAATCTAA
- a CDS encoding chemotaxis protein CheA: MSVDLSQFIPSFLEESFEGLEIMESGLLNLKPGDNEVIHSIFRAAHSIKGGAGTFGFENVTDFTHLVETLLDEMRDGRREITKEDTEILLESVDCMRLLIEAARDGEDYDSEKIESTSKRLTITLGEGCARDESSEPEQAQQASHNAQYHINFVPEHCLAKTGNDPLFLFNALTELGNLSLAANTSELPALTDIDPQELYLSWQLTLATDASEDDIKEIFEWVEDECLLEITQQAAPNTNTPAEANRTDDLPVETTTQPEQQAAVDKDDASTNVAEKDKGKAKSKAKSDVGSIRVGVDKVDSLINLVGELVITQSMLSELGSDFHMSKIEKLTSGLEQLLQNTKELQESVMRIRMLPISFAFNRFPRLVHDLSIKTGKEVELVIKGEQTELDKTVMEQIGDPLVHLVRNAVDHGIEPAEVRIAAGKKQQGTISLDAYHQGGNIVIEISDDGGGIDRNAVFNKAFEKGLIESNASLSDSQVYDLLFEPGFSTASEVTDISGRGVGMDVVKRNIQALGGRIQVESTKGQGSTFKVNLPLTLAILDGQLVKVGSETYIIPLISIVESLQIDKELLNRVSGDMVLYRLRDDNVPILPIYQLFNLEADFTELDNALLVVVEADGQKVGLMVDDLLAQQQVVIKSLKDNYQQVAGVSGATILGDGSVAMILDIPGMIQMALNNAQHAQTLQTKASYGELMS, translated from the coding sequence ATGTCAGTCGATCTTTCACAATTTATTCCCAGCTTTCTAGAAGAGAGCTTTGAAGGTTTAGAGATCATGGAGTCAGGTTTACTCAATCTAAAACCAGGGGATAACGAAGTCATTCATTCCATTTTTCGCGCAGCGCATTCAATTAAAGGTGGCGCTGGTACCTTTGGCTTTGAAAATGTTACTGACTTTACCCATTTGGTAGAAACCTTACTTGATGAAATGCGTGATGGCAGACGCGAAATCACCAAAGAAGATACGGAAATACTCTTAGAATCTGTAGATTGCATGCGTTTATTAATTGAAGCTGCACGTGATGGTGAAGATTATGATAGTGAAAAGATTGAAAGTACTTCTAAACGTTTGACGATCACGCTAGGTGAAGGCTGTGCTCGCGATGAATCTTCAGAGCCAGAGCAAGCACAACAAGCAAGTCATAATGCACAATATCACATTAACTTTGTCCCAGAACATTGCCTTGCCAAAACGGGTAACGATCCATTATTTCTGTTTAATGCCTTGACCGAACTTGGTAATTTATCACTGGCTGCCAATACCAGTGAATTACCTGCATTAACAGATATTGACCCACAAGAATTGTATTTAAGTTGGCAACTTACATTAGCAACAGATGCTAGCGAAGACGATATTAAAGAAATATTTGAATGGGTTGAAGATGAGTGTTTACTTGAGATCACTCAGCAAGCTGCGCCAAACACAAACACACCCGCAGAAGCTAACCGTACTGATGATCTCCCTGTCGAGACAACAACACAGCCGGAGCAACAAGCCGCTGTTGACAAAGATGATGCAAGTACCAATGTAGCCGAGAAAGATAAAGGTAAAGCAAAATCAAAAGCTAAGTCAGATGTAGGCTCAATAAGAGTCGGGGTAGATAAAGTTGATAGCTTAATTAATTTGGTTGGTGAATTAGTTATCACCCAATCTATGTTATCTGAGCTTGGCAGTGATTTTCACATGTCGAAAATTGAAAAGCTTACCAGTGGTCTAGAGCAGTTATTACAAAACACGAAAGAGTTACAAGAAAGTGTCATGCGCATTCGCATGTTACCTATTAGCTTTGCTTTTAATCGCTTTCCACGTTTAGTTCACGATTTGTCCATAAAAACAGGAAAAGAAGTTGAGCTGGTAATTAAAGGTGAGCAAACAGAGCTTGATAAAACGGTTATGGAGCAAATAGGCGACCCCTTGGTACATTTGGTTCGTAATGCGGTCGATCACGGTATTGAGCCAGCAGAAGTGAGAATAGCAGCAGGGAAAAAGCAGCAAGGTACTATTTCTCTCGATGCTTATCATCAAGGCGGTAATATTGTTATTGAAATATCGGATGATGGTGGCGGTATTGATAGAAATGCTGTTTTTAACAAGGCGTTTGAAAAAGGCCTAATAGAAAGCAATGCCTCGTTATCTGATAGCCAAGTATATGACCTATTATTCGAGCCAGGATTTTCTACTGCCAGTGAAGTTACCGACATCTCAGGTAGAGGCGTTGGTATGGATGTTGTTAAACGTAACATTCAAGCACTCGGAGGACGTATTCAAGTCGAGTCTACAAAAGGCCAAGGCAGTACTTTTAAAGTCAATTTGCCCTTAACGCTAGCCATATTAGATGGACAGTTAGTCAAGGTCGGCAGTGAAACTTACATTATCCCATTAATATCAATTGTTGAGTCACTACAAATAGATAAAGAATTATTAAACCGAGTTTCTGGTGATATGGTTTTGTATAGGCTAAGAGACGATAACGTACCAATTCTTCCTATTTATCAATTGTTTAATTTAGAAGCTGATTTCACTGAACTTGACAACGCGTTACTGGTTGTGGTTGAAGCAGATGGTCAGAAGGTTGGGCTAATGGTGGATGATTTATTAGCTCAGCAGCAGGTTGTTATTAAAAGCCTTAAAGATAATTATCAACAAGTTGCTGGCGTCTCTGGTGCGACGATATTAGGTGATGGCTCAGTGGCTATGATCCTTGATATACCCGGAATGATTCAAATGGCGCTGAATAATGCCCAACATGCTCAAACTCTACAAACTAAAGCTTCATATGGAGAACTTATGTCATGA
- a CDS encoding M24 family metallopeptidase — translation MTIGVGGSTAAIELEKLSNMTTDIVPISTSEFKQRIDNATQLMQEHNIDAMYLNAGTNLYYFTGTRWYPSERMVGALVTKQGAIHYIVPNFEIDTIKQHMTLTGEVHGWHEHESPYALTQQLLQQFGVENGVLAIDESSSFFIANGIKNVSPELTLVDAKVITATCRSQKSDSEIALLQRAKDMTLEVHKAVARILYEGITTAEVTSFINQAHIKLGAPAGSYFCIVLFGKDSSFPHGVKTPKALELNDVVLIDTGCQVEGYNSDITRTYVFGEANQRQRDMWQIEKDAQIAAFNAAKIGVPCGEVDVAAREYLASQGLGPDYQTPGCPHRTGHGIGLDIHEWPYLVRSDKTPLAKGMSFSNEPMLVLPDEFGIRLEDHFYMTDNGPKWFTEPAHSIDDPFGYNA, via the coding sequence ATGACAATTGGCGTTGGCGGCTCAACAGCTGCAATAGAGTTAGAAAAACTGAGCAATATGACAACAGATATTGTGCCAATATCAACAAGCGAATTTAAACAACGCATTGATAATGCAACTCAATTGATGCAAGAGCATAATATTGATGCCATGTATCTAAATGCCGGTACAAACTTATACTACTTCACTGGTACACGTTGGTACCCAAGTGAACGTATGGTTGGCGCTTTAGTAACAAAGCAAGGTGCTATTCATTATATTGTGCCAAACTTTGAAATTGATACCATTAAACAACACATGACCTTAACAGGTGAAGTGCACGGCTGGCATGAGCATGAAAGCCCTTATGCCCTAACCCAACAATTACTACAGCAGTTTGGTGTAGAAAATGGCGTTTTAGCCATTGATGAATCTTCATCCTTTTTCATTGCCAATGGCATTAAAAATGTCAGCCCAGAATTAACTTTAGTTGATGCCAAAGTTATCACGGCAACATGTCGTAGCCAAAAATCTGATAGCGAAATTGCATTATTGCAACGTGCAAAAGATATGACATTAGAAGTACATAAAGCGGTAGCACGTATTTTATATGAAGGTATTACTACGGCTGAAGTAACGAGTTTTATCAACCAAGCACATATTAAGCTTGGCGCACCTGCCGGTTCATATTTTTGTATCGTTCTCTTTGGTAAAGACTCTTCATTCCCACATGGTGTTAAAACACCTAAAGCGCTTGAGTTAAATGACGTCGTATTAATTGATACGGGTTGTCAAGTGGAAGGATACAACTCAGATATCACTCGTACTTATGTATTTGGTGAAGCGAACCAAAGGCAACGCGATATGTGGCAAATTGAAAAAGATGCCCAAATTGCAGCATTTAATGCAGCAAAAATTGGCGTCCCTTGTGGTGAGGTTGATGTAGCGGCAAGAGAGTACCTTGCAAGCCAAGGTTTAGGTCCTGATTATCAAACACCAGGCTGTCCTCACCGTACTGGGCACGGTATCGGTCTTGATATTCATGAATGGCCATATTTAGTTCGCAGTGATAAAACACCACTGGCTAAAGGGATGTCATTCTCAAACGAGCCAATGTTAGTATTGCCTGATGAGTTTGGTATTCGCTTAGAAGATCATTTTTATATGACAGATAATGGTCCAAAATGGTTTACCGAGCCAGCACACTCAATTGATGACCCGTTTGGCTACAACGCCTAA